Proteins encoded in a region of the Geobacillus genomosp. 3 genome:
- a CDS encoding PhoX family protein, giving the protein MTANHLMNGQPHGKGKPLTAPFKPISRTWENDLVLPTGYRYNIIASYGDVINSKGERFGDSADLTVYFPIDSLTGGNNSEEGLIWINHEFPEPENYMNILGIDPSKFDKSNLSRYPELLKMEKEAVGGSIIHVKKEKGEWKVVKDDQYNRRIDANTPIVLTGPASGSRAVKGAKTVIGTLGNCSGGRTLWNTVLSCEENTYYGDDYGWPDFINEHYGWVVEVDPFNPDAPIRKHTALGRFAHENTAMSLTKDGRVAVYMGDDKSDAFFYKFISRKKYNPNSREANFDILESGTLYVADLGKQKWIALDYETNTDLQNYEKNGKKFFTSQADVLTYAREAGVAVKATPLDRPEDVEIHPYDGSVFLSLTNNSKHGNFHGQIIRFIPADGDHGSDKFTFEVFIAGGRQSGITCPDNLHFDSKGNLWVVEDFYATEDNVYAAYKNCGVFMIPTDGKHYGEPFQFASGPKGCEVTGPWFTPDERTLFLDVQHPETWNPYPGHRFGRSCLVAVQGGHFNK; this is encoded by the coding sequence TTGACCGCCAACCACTTGATGAACGGCCAGCCTCACGGAAAGGGTAAACCGCTCACCGCGCCTTTTAAGCCGATCAGCCGCACATGGGAAAACGATTTAGTCTTGCCGACAGGTTATCGATACAACATTATTGCTTCATATGGGGATGTCATTAACTCGAAAGGGGAGCGGTTCGGTGACTCGGCTGATCTTACGGTCTACTTTCCGATCGATAGCCTGACAGGCGGCAACAACTCCGAAGAAGGATTGATTTGGATCAACCATGAATTTCCTGAGCCAGAAAACTACATGAACATACTCGGAATTGACCCGAGTAAGTTTGACAAATCCAACCTTTCACGCTATCCCGAATTGTTAAAAATGGAGAAAGAAGCTGTCGGCGGCTCTATTATTCACGTTAAAAAAGAAAAAGGGGAATGGAAAGTAGTAAAAGACGACCAATACAACCGCCGGATCGATGCGAACACTCCGATTGTGCTGACCGGTCCCGCAAGCGGGAGCAGGGCGGTAAAAGGGGCCAAAACGGTAATAGGAACGCTTGGCAACTGCAGCGGCGGAAGAACGCTTTGGAACACCGTTCTTTCCTGTGAAGAGAATACATATTACGGCGACGACTACGGATGGCCTGATTTTATCAACGAGCATTATGGATGGGTTGTAGAAGTTGATCCGTTTAACCCAGATGCACCGATACGCAAACATACCGCGCTCGGACGCTTCGCCCATGAAAATACAGCTATGTCCTTGACAAAGGATGGCAGAGTTGCCGTTTACATGGGTGATGACAAAAGCGACGCCTTTTTCTATAAGTTCATTAGCCGAAAGAAATATAATCCGAATAGCCGCGAGGCCAACTTCGATATTTTAGAAAGCGGAACATTGTATGTCGCCGATCTCGGAAAACAAAAATGGATCGCGCTCGACTACGAAACGAATACAGATTTGCAAAATTACGAAAAGAACGGCAAAAAGTTTTTCACCAGCCAAGCGGACGTACTGACTTACGCGCGGGAAGCAGGTGTCGCGGTTAAGGCCACACCGCTTGATCGCCCGGAAGATGTCGAAATTCATCCTTATGATGGAAGTGTCTTTTTATCGTTAACAAATAATTCGAAGCACGGAAATTTCCATGGTCAAATTATTCGTTTTATCCCTGCAGATGGTGATCACGGAAGCGATAAGTTCACTTTTGAAGTATTTATTGCCGGCGGACGCCAAAGCGGCATTACGTGCCCGGACAACCTCCACTTTGATAGCAAAGGAAACCTTTGGGTGGTTGAAGACTTTTATGCAACGGAAGATAATGTGTACGCCGCCTACAAAAACTGTGGGGTGTTTATGATTCCGACTGACGGCAAACATTACGGGGAGCCGTTCCAATTTGCATCGGGGCCAAAGGGATGCGAAGTCACCGGCCCGTGGTTCACCCCCGATGAGCGTACATTATTTTTAGATGTACAACATCCGGAGACGTGGAATCCTTATCCGGGCCATCGTTTCGGCCGTTCTTGTCTCGTAGCTGTGCAAGGAGGGCATTTCAATAAATAG